A single Phalacrocorax aristotelis chromosome 18, bGulAri2.1, whole genome shotgun sequence DNA region contains:
- the PRR11 gene encoding proline-rich protein 11 codes for MAKYKKHRRKQRARAKFLLEKKGDAGNPQGSGCPSPRSTGDLPRNMLSVPSHLSSLWSLALPSVRNVVKPFTTTASFLYCWCQNTVVQSFKVVKDTIFPSQIYLRELNTFREQLEKLETEFSRLQGILQMNGIAALSPENPLCQRCNKPVLGAPVQMQMGLPPSASGSSATQLQPVSAPPPPPPPPPPPPLPPPKLPPAPLLLKRGNGSKALLAQSLKNDGPMQITLKDLLNVKLKKTNSNLRMDKAESPVKTRRALITVSDLQSVSLRPKSKPSAHVTSSLITPPKNQLDLRKHLKKVNIQRSPGGTPLHSKENIECGSGLTPIMTQALRRKFQMAHPKSPSPARLTAANSFDEQK; via the exons atggCAAAGTATAAGAAACACCGACGAAAACAGAGAGCCAGAGCAAAatttctactggaaaaaaaaggagatgctGGTAACCCCCAGGGCTCAGGTTGTCCTTCTCCACG GTCAACAGGTGATCTTCCTCGGAACATGTTGTCTGTCCCAAGCCATCTGTCCTCACTCTGGTCATTAGCCTTGCCCAGTGTAAGAAATGTGGTAAAACCCTTTACAACAACAGCATCATTTTTGTACTGTTGGTGCCAGAACACAGTTGTACAG AGTTTTAAGGTGGTTAAAGACACCATATTTCCATCACAAATCTACTTAAGGGAGCTAAATACGTTCAGAGAGCAGCTGGAAAAGTTGGAAACTGAATTTTCCAGACTACAAGGAATCCTCCAG ATGAATGGAATTGCAGCTTTGTCTCCAGAAAATCCTCTTTGTCAAAGGTGTAATAAACCAGTTCTGGGTGCTCCTGTACAAATGCAGATGGGCCTGCCGCCATCAGCATCTGGGTCTTCTGCAACACAGCTGCAGCCTGTATCTgcaccccctccaccccctcctcctcctccaccaccaccactgccgCCACCAAAACTGCCTCCAGCACCTCTCCTCCTCAAACGGGGCAACGGCTCTAAAGCACTTCTG GCACAGTCACTGAAAAACGATGGGCCGATGCAGATCACTCTCAAAGATCTACTGAACGTTAAACTGAAGAAGACGAACAGCAACCTGAGAATGGACAAG GCAGAATCGCCAGTGAAGACGCGCAGGGCATTAATTACAGTCTCGGATTTACAGAGTGTTAGTCTGAGACCTAAATCCAAGCCATCAGCTCACGTTACAAGTTCCTTAAT taccCCTCCTAAAAATCAGCTAGATCTTCGAAAACACCTGAAGAAAGTCAATATACAAAG AAGCCCTGGTGGCACTCCACTACAcagtaaagaaaacattgaaTGTGGGTCTGGGTTGACACCAATCATGACGCAGGCGCTGCGGCGCAAATTCCAG ATGGCTCATCCAAAGAGTCCCTCGCCTGCCCGGTTAACTGCTGCAAACAGCTTTGACGAACAAAAGTAG
- the SMG8 gene encoding nonsense-mediated mRNA decay factor SMG8 yields the protein MPLPAGMAGGAAGGTAVGPMGLRELLLAAAEGGGTAAAGPGAAAAAGGGDEEVCVVGIFGKTALQLCSEKAALVSTVCDRQVFPLFEQEDPELANGSLGQEGEPLAKDYNQLQAYYSQENRVLYLVLTSICDTPQLLRACGDLAAAESREAGPGHPSGGPTPLPHAEAHEFWKHQEKLHCLSLLYLFSVCHILLLVHPTCSFDITYDRVFRALDGLRQKVLPSLKAAIKDCPVGKEWKLNCRPCPPRLLFLFQLNGALKVDPLPGRGQDPCSHLEKPPPKKHSPKRRLQHALEDQIYRIFRKSRVLTNQSINCLFTVPANQAFVYIVAGGAQDGDDPVAMLLDQLRSNCTMRETDSLLAPTLAGPRRYQMMRHGRQQLSFHAESSSSSSSSSGQLVDCTLKEFLWQHVELVLSKKGFDDSVGRNPQPSHFELPTYQKWVAVALKLYEVTIEGKDDDPTSLTGELSSKIMGSIKVLESYLDIDTKFSENRCQKALPMAHSAYQSNLPHNYTMTVHKNQLAQALRVYSQHARGPAFHKYAMQLNEDCYKFWSNGHQLCEERSLTDQHCVHKFHLLPKAGEKPEADRNPPVLYHNSRARSTGACNCGRKQAPRDDPFDIKAANYDFYQLLEEKCCGKLEHINFPVFQPSTPDPAPARDESSPAPPEGEIEKLKEKEPQTQGESTGLSLALSLGQSTGSLGTYPPDTQGGGDNAESHGQSGDSKSEKRPSLVDRQASTVEYLPGMLHSNCPKGLLPKFSSWSLVKLGPAKAYNFHTGLDQQGFIPGTNYLMPWDIVIRTRTEDEGDLDTNSWPAPNKAVPGKRSAVVMGRGRRRDDIARAFVGFEYEDARGRRFMCSGPDKVMKVMGGGPKESAIKALNSDMPLYILSSTQGRGLKPHYAQFMRLFVVVPDAPLQITLTPQVQPGPPPCPVFYPEKQEITLPSDGLWVLRFPYAYVTERGPCFPPKESQQLMSYKVLRGILKAITQ from the exons aTGCCGCTGCCGGCCGGGATGGCcggaggggcggcgggcgggacgGCCGTGGGGCCCATGGGCCTGCGAGAGCTGTTGCTGGCCGCCGCCGAGGGGGGCGgcacggcggcggcgggaccgggggcggcggcggcggcgggcggcggcgatGAGGAGGTGTGCGTGGTGGGCATCTTCGGGAAAACGgcgctgcagctctgctccgAGAAGGCGGCCCTGGTGAGCACCGTGTGCGACCGGCAGGTCTTCCCCCTCTTCGAGCAGGAGGACCCCGAGCTGGCGAACGgctccctggggcaggagggcgAGCCCTTGGCCAAGGACTACAACCAGCTGCAGGCCTACTACAGCCAGGAGAACCGGGTACTGTACCTGGTGCTTACCTCCATCTGCGACACGCCGCAGCTGCTGCGGGCCTGCGGGGACCTGGCGGCGGCCGaaagcagggaggcagggcCCGGCCACCCCTCCGGTGGCCCCACACCGCTGCCACACGCCGAGGCCCACGAGTTCTGGAAGCACCAGGAGAAACTGCACTGCCTAAGCCTCCTCTACCTCTTTTCCGTCTGCCACATCCTGCTGCTGGTGCACCCCACCTGCTCTTTCGACATCACCTACGACCGCGTCTTCAGGGCACTGGATGGGCTGCGGCAGAAGGTCCTGCCCTCCCTGAAGGCCGCTATCAAAGACTGCCCAGTTGGCAAGGAGTGGAAGCTCAACTGCAGGCCATGCCCTCCacgcctcctcttcctcttccagctCAATGGGGCCCTGAAGGTGGATCCCCTCCCAGGCAGGGGCCAGGACCCTTGCAGTCACCTGGAAAAGCCACCCCCCAAGAAGCACTCCCCCAAGAGGAGGTTGCAGCATGCTCTGGAGGATCAGATCTACCGCATCTTCCGCAAGAGCAGAGTGCTAACCAACCAGAGCATCAACTGCCTGTTCACCGTGCCTGCCAACCAGGCTTTCGTCTACATTGTGGCTGGTGGGGCCCAGGACGGAGATGATCCAGTGGCCATGCTTCTTGACCAACTCAGGAGCAACTGCACCATGAGAGAGACGGACTCGCTGCTGGCTCCCACCCTGGCGGGACCCAGGAGGTACCAGATGATGCGGcatggcaggcagcagctgtccTTCCAcgcagagagcagcagcagcagctccagctcctccgGACAGCTTGTGGACTGCACCCTTAAGGAGTTCTTGTGGCAGCACGTGGAGCTGGTGCTCAGCAAGAAGGGCTTCGATGACAGCGTGGGGAGGAACCCACAGCCCTCTCACTTTGAGCTCCCAACCTACCAGAAGTGGGTTGCTGTGGCCTTAAAGCTGTATGAAGTGACCATTGAAGGCAAAGATGATGACCCAACCTCTCTTACTGGGGAACTGAGCTCAAAAATCATGGGCAGCATCAAAGTCTTGGAAAGCTATTTAGATATAGACACCAAGTTCTCCGAAAACCGTTGCCAGAAAGCTCTCCCTATGGCCCACAGTGCCTATCAATCCAACCTGCCCCACAACTACACCATGACAGTCCACAAGAACCAGTTGGCACAGGCCTTGCGTGTGTACAGCCAGCACGCCCGCGGCCCAGCCTTCCATAAATATGCCATGCAGCTTAATGAGGACTGTTACAAGTTCTGGAGCAACGGGCATCAGCTTTGCGAAGAGCGAAGTTTAACGGACCAGCACTGCGTGCACAAGTTTCATCTGCTCCCAAAAGCAG GGGAAAAGCCAGAAGCAGACAGAAATCCTCCAGTTCTCTACCACAACAGCCGGGCTCGTTCCACTGGTGCCTGTAACTGTGGAAGGAAACAAGCTCCTCGGGATGACCCCTTTGATATCAAAGCAGCCAATTACGACTTTTACCAG ctgctggaagaaaaatgctgtgggaaactggAGCACATCaactttcctgtatttcagcCAAGCACACCTGATCCAGCACCTGCTCGGGATGAGTCGTCACCTGCCCCTCCAGAAGGCGAGATTgagaaacttaaagaaaaagaacctCAGACTCAGGGAGAAAGCACAGGCCTGAGCTTAGCCCTCAGCCTGGGTCAGTCAACGGGCAGCTTGGGCACTTACCCACCTGACACCCAGGGTGGAGGGGACAACGCAGAAAGTCACGGGCAGAGCGGGGACTCCAAAAGTGAGAAAAGGCCGAGCCTGGTGGATCGCCAGGCATCCACTGTCGAGTACCTCCCCGGGATGCTCCATTCTAATTGTCCCAAAGGCCTTTTGCCCAAGTTCTCCAGTTGGTCGCTGGTTAAGCTGGGGCCTGCTAAGGCTTATAATTTCCACACAGGTTTAGATCAACAAGGCTTTATCCCAGGAACAAACTATTTAATGCCTTGGGACATTGTCATCAGGACGAGAACTGAAGATGAAGGAGACTTAGATACCAACTCCTGGCCTGCACCTAACAAGGCCGTTCCTGGAAAAAGAAGCGCGGTTGTGATGGGAAGAGGAAGACGGAGAGATGACATAGCTCGAGCTTTTGTAGGATTTGAATATGAAGATGCGCGTGGTAGGAGGTTTATGTGTTCGGGGCCTGATAAGGTCATGAAAGTGATGGGCGGGGGGCCGAAGGAATCTGCCATCAAAGCCCTCAATTCTGACATGCCGCTGTACATCCTGTCGTCGACTCAGGGACGGGGGCTCAAGCCGCATTATGCTCAGTTCATGAGACTCTTTGTGGTGGTTCCTGATGCTCCGCTGCAGATCACATTAACGCCTCAG